The Chitinophaga niabensis genome segment ATAGTGATTATTGGTTTTATTCAAAAATAAAAGCAAATAAACCTGTCGTTACTATTGAAGAACGGAAGTATGTTTATAAAGAAATACCTATGCCGAGTATCCAGGAAAGGGAAAAGAGCCCTCATTCATATGGTTATCCAAAAAAGATATCGGTCATCGATCATAGTATTTACTGGATAGTTGATAAAAAAGGGAAGCTCATAAAAACGAATTCCATTCCCGAGTCCGGAGGGCATTGAATATATCCTTAACGGGTGAATTTACAGGATGAAACTCATTATTATCCCTTTGGGTTGACCATGAGTGGGATCAGTTCGAAAGCTGCGGGGTCGTTGGGATCAGAACAAACTCAACTGCGCCGTTTCAGGAGGTTGCTCTTCTCCAAAATTGGATAAGGTGATCCCCAGCAGCCTGATCTTTTTGTCCTCCGGCTCTGTTTTAAGCAGTAATTGTTTTGCAACAGCTGCAATAGTGGGCAGATCATTGATGCCCTGGGCTAAGGACTGATTCCGGGTGATCTGTTTAAAATCGCTGTATTTGATCTTCAGGGTAACTGTTCTGCCTTTCAGCTGATACCGCTCCAGCCTGTTGGCCACCGTTACGGCTATCTTATCCAATTCCGCATTCATTTCTTCTATGAGGGTAAGGTCATAGGCAAACGTATCTTCTGCCCCCACGGATTTAGTTTCCCGGTGTGGCTCCACCGCCCTGTCGTCTATCCCTCTTACGATCTTGTAATAAAAGCGGCCGGATTTGCCGAAGTATTGCACCAGTTCATTCTCTGAAAGTTTCTTCAGGTCTTTGCCCGTATGCAGGTTCATACTCTTCATTTTATCTGCCGTTACTTTTCCCACACCAAAGAATTTCTCCACCGGCAAATTCTCCATAAAAGATTCCACCTGCGAAGGCGCAATGAAAGTAAGGCCATCCGGTTTCTGCATATCCGAAGCAATCTTAGCTACGAATTTATTGATGGATACACCGGCAGAAGCAGTCAGCTGCAGCTCTTCCCTGATAGCCTGTTTGATCTGTTGCGCAATGGCAATGGCGGAACCGATCTGCTGTTTGTCTTCCGTAACATCCAGGTAGGCTTCATCGAGAGAGAGGGGTTCAATGAGGTCTGTATACCTGCTGAAGATCTCCCGTACGCTTTGGGATACTTCTTTGTAAGCGGCAAAACGTGGCCGTACAAAAATGAGATGGGGGCATAATTGAAGGGCTCTTTTGGAAGGCATGGCAGAACGCACACCAAATTTCCGGGCTTCATAACTGCAGGTGGCCACCACGCCACCTCTTCCTTCCGGAGAACCTCCCACTGCAATGGCTTTCCCCCGGTATTCCGGATTGTCGCGCTGCTCTACAGATGCATAGAATGCATCCATGTCGATATGAATGATCTTACGTTGCACGGACATAGGTGCAATATACATATCGTATCTTTGATAAAACGGGAACAATGATAAATGAAGGAATCTGTTCGGTAGATTATGCTTTCCAGCGCATTGGCGGAAAATACAAAGGGCGCATTATCTGGGCATTGAAAGATAAGGTGATGCGGTATGGTGAACTGAAGAGATATGTGCAGGGAATAACCCCTAAAATGCTCACGCAGGCATTGCGGGAATTGGAGGAAGATGGGCTGGTACAAAGAACGGTTTACCCGGAAGTACTTCCCCGGGTTGAATACCTTCTCACCGGGGAAGCGAAAGAATTGATCCCTTTCATTGAACTGCTGAGCTGCTGGGCAGAAAAACAAATGCAAAAACGAGGCATTCCTTCTATGGTACAGCATGCAAGGCCCATGAAAAAGGCGATGTAAATTACCTTGACTGGTAACGTGGCATTACCAGTAGTTTCACTACCGTGTGGGCTACTGCGGATAATACCAGTACCACCACAATAATGAGCCAGCGTTTTACCGGTGTGTCAAATACATCAATAATGTCTGATTCTCCTTTTCCTGCAAAAAGCAATGCCATAGCAAAGGCCAGCGCTCCGCAGATCCAGAGGGTGAGGTGCGACCAGAAATATTTGGTCTTGTTGTAGCCACTTTTTCCAAATGAGGTGAATAGCAATAAAACGTGTGCAACAAAGAATGCAGCTGCTGCAATAGCTAACAATGTGAATGGAGTCATAGTGTACAGTGTTTTTTGGATATGATATATATAAATATAATTAAATTCCTGTCACTACAAAACCTTCAGTGCTATCTTACGGTAATAAATATCGGCCCCCTCACTTTGAATAGCGATCTTTCCTGAGCGTACACTGGCATCTTCCGCCTCATTTACGATCACGCCATTTACGATATGTGTGCATTTTCCTTTCAGGGAGATCACTTCTATGCGGTTCCATTCCCCGGTGGGTTTTTCTGCATCCTTTTTCTTTACAATGTGGGTGTTTTTTGTAGCCGGGGAACGTACACCATCTATGATGGCCGTAACACTGTCTATCAGCCAGAAATCGCCGCAATCCTTTTCCTGGATCTGGCATTCCACTGCGCGGGGCCATACTTTGTCGTTACCCACGGTATGGTATAAGATACCGTTATCGCGTACTACCTTTTCCCTGGGGGGCCATTTGTTATTCCCCCATTTGAATTCCACCACCAGGTGAAAGTCGCTATAGGTTTTTTCGGTAGCGATATAACCGAACTCTTTGCCGGTGATATACAACATGCCATCCTGTACGGAGAAGACCTTATCCACATCATTATCCTTTCCTTTCGACTTAATAAAGGAATACCATCCGCTGAGGTCTTTTCCGTTGAATAAGGGTGAAAAATCCTGGGCATTAGCTCCCATGAAAGAGAGGAGCAGGAAAGACAATAAAATGCTTTTGCTGTTCATAACTGGAATTTTAACAAAATAATTATTATTTAGGAATTGTATGGAACATTTGTGGCCTGCGTTTTGTTTTATAAGGCAAAAAAGGAATAAATCCAATCATATGAAGTACATCAAAACTATACCGGTCCTGTTGTTACTTTTAGTGCTGGGAGTTGGATCATTTGCCCAGACCAGCGTAAAGCCCAAAGAATCCGAAAAAGCAAAGAAGATAAAAGAACTCATCAGCAACCGGAACTATCAGTTCCAGGCACAGACCGTTTTTCCCATGTCAGGCCGTACGCGGCAGATAGCGGGAGAGGGGTATGATGTAACTGTTTCCAGGGATACGGTGAACTCCTATCTGCCTTATTTCGGCCGTGCTTATGCTGCGCCGATAGATCCTTCGAAAGGTGGTATACAGTTCATTTCCAAAGATTTCGAATACACAGAATCACCGGGTAAGAAAGGTGGATGGGATATCACCATCAAACCAAAGGATGTTCGGGATGTGCAGCAATTCTTCCTTTCTGTTTCTGAAGATGGTTATGCCTCTTTGCAGGTGACCAGCACTAACCGGCAGGCGATCTCTTTTAATGGGATCATTGCAGAAAAGCGTTCCAGGAAAAAGAAATAAACAGGATGGTCAACGAATAAGAAAGCCGGGTTTCGATCCGGCTTTTTTTATGGGCGGAGCCGGTGTTTTTCTGTTTTCAGCTAAACCAGACTGCCAGCCTTATCAGTGGGCTGGCAGCATGTATACATGGATTTAGATTTTGGTGTTGCCCTCAGGGGGCAATCGTTTCCATAAATTACATAAAATTTTCCATATGTTAATGCCTTTTCTGTGTTTTTCCGAACCGGAGTAATACAGATCCTTCCCGCTGACTTTCGTAATCCAGTTTTATCCAGTTTTCATCCTTCGCTACTTTTAAAACCCTGGCTTCGTCCAGTAATCCATCCCAAAAACGCCCTTTATCCGGGAACTGACTTTGGTTACCGATGCCAACAGGATGATCGTCCGACTTCCATTCCACATCAAATTTCTCCACCTTGTCCAACACCCCGTTCACATAGAGCTTTACATAAGGGTAATCGTGTACGCCGGTAAGGTGGAACCATTTGCCGGTGACCATATCCGTTTTACCTACTACGCAGAGGTCTCCTTTGGGTTGTTGCTCCACGCAGATCTCTATCAGTTCTGCTGCCGGTTTATGCCAGTACCTTGGCCCAAACTTCTGCAAACGCCATGAATTATCGCCTTTCGCAAACATGGTTTCATAACCGGGGCCTATCCGTTTAGCTTCATCACCTTTATTGGCATAACTGCGGGCTTTTGCCCAGATGGAAAAGGTGAGCTTTCTTGTAAGGTCAAAGAGTTTGCGTTTATCGGAGTCTATTTTGATCCATTGCTGATCTTCATAGTTGAATTGTTGTGCTTTACCAATAATGCCATCTGTAGCGGTCCAGGGCTTCATATTTACACCGGTGGCATCTGCTGCGTTATCCGTAGCATCTTTATAACCTTCCGGCAAAGTATTACCGGGTTCATTCAAATGCCATACCCCCACAAAGCCATCTTTACCGGCGAAGATCTCTTTGCTGTGATCTTCATCAGGGGCCTGTTCATTTCCCCAATGCATATAGATGACCTGTGTGGCATTATTGCCTTTTACGACGGGTACCTTTACCCATACGAGGGCCTTTTTGTTCACAGGGTCCCACCATTCAATGCTGTGAGGGAGAAAGGTAGTACCATCCGAAAAACGGATGTCTGCCCCATTGGCTTTTGCCTGCGGGAAATCGAAATTCTGCATAGTGAGCGTAACGGCAAGGGGGAAGTCCTTTACGTCGCCGCTTACATTGGCGCCGTTGGGAGAGGTGTTTAGCTTGATCTCTTTATAGTATTGCCAGGCGGAGGTTTCCTGAGATAATGCAGGATAACAGATACAATAGGATAATAAGAATAAGACAAGATGTTTCATTAATTGGAAGATACTAACTAATTTCTTTAGGGGGAATTGCAAATAAGTAATACATTCGTAATCAGTAACATAACCTCATAATATCCTGAAATGAAAAACAAATTCTCCGCGCTCATCGCGCTACTGTTGATCTGCAGTTTGGCAAGCCATGCACAATTAAAACGTTTCAGTCTCGGCCCATATGTTGAAGCAGGTTTCCCGGTGGGTGATCTCAGTAAAACGCATAACACGGGTTACGGTGTGGGCCTCGGGGCAGACATTAAACTGATCAAAGGGTTTGGTGTAACAGGCTCCGTTGGGTACATGCGGTTTGGTGGACAAAAAGATGCACAGAACAATAAATATCCCGCTGTTTCTGCGGTACCTGTAAGGTTGGGTATCAAATACCAGCTGGTATCTATCCTTTATGTGAAACTGGAAAGCGGTGCTTCTACGTATACCGGCGATGATTCAGGCGCAGCTTTTATTCTTGCGCCGGGTATTGGTATCCGTGTGTTGGGGCTGGATGTTGCTGCCAAGTACGAAACCTGGATCAAAAGCGGGAACATCGGTTTCTTCGGTTTGAAAGCCGGATTTAACTTCTAACCTGTTTGCTGTAAATAAGAAAAGCCTTTTAAAAGAGCATTGTATCTCTTTTAAAAGGCTTTTTGGCTTGGATATAGCGAAGGTGTTTATTTATCACCATTCATTACACAGTGCAGGAACCATCTTCGCAGGTCTCACCCTTATCGCCGGTCCGGATCAGTTCCACCGGAGGGTGGGTTTCTTCCCATACCTTTTGCAGGGTTTGTGTAAAGGCATCTACGGGCTGTGCGCCTGATACGGCATACTTCATGTCAAACACAAAGAACGGCACACCACGAATGCCCAGTGATTGTGCGTCCGCTTCATCTTTCCTTACTTCCTTTGTGTAGGCATCGCTGTTCAGCACTTCTGTTGCATCCAGCCCAAGGTCTTTCGCGATAGCCAGGAGTGTTTCCTTGTTGCTGATATGTTTTCCTT includes the following:
- the dinB gene encoding DNA polymerase IV, with the translated sequence MSVQRKIIHIDMDAFYASVEQRDNPEYRGKAIAVGGSPEGRGGVVATCSYEARKFGVRSAMPSKRALQLCPHLIFVRPRFAAYKEVSQSVREIFSRYTDLIEPLSLDEAYLDVTEDKQQIGSAIAIAQQIKQAIREELQLTASAGVSINKFVAKIASDMQKPDGLTFIAPSQVESFMENLPVEKFFGVGKVTADKMKSMNLHTGKDLKKLSENELVQYFGKSGRFYYKIVRGIDDRAVEPHRETKSVGAEDTFAYDLTLIEEMNAELDKIAVTVANRLERYQLKGRTVTLKIKYSDFKQITRNQSLAQGINDLPTIAAVAKQLLLKTEPEDKKIRLLGITLSNFGEEQPPETAQLSLF
- a CDS encoding winged helix-turn-helix transcriptional regulator; translated protein: MINEGICSVDYAFQRIGGKYKGRIIWALKDKVMRYGELKRYVQGITPKMLTQALRELEEDGLVQRTVYPEVLPRVEYLLTGEAKELIPFIELLSCWAEKQMQKRGIPSMVQHARPMKKAM
- a CDS encoding 3-keto-disaccharide hydrolase, yielding MNSKSILLSFLLLSFMGANAQDFSPLFNGKDLSGWYSFIKSKGKDNDVDKVFSVQDGMLYITGKEFGYIATEKTYSDFHLVVEFKWGNNKWPPREKVVRDNGILYHTVGNDKVWPRAVECQIQEKDCGDFWLIDSVTAIIDGVRSPATKNTHIVKKKDAEKPTGEWNRIEVISLKGKCTHIVNGVIVNEAEDASVRSGKIAIQSEGADIYYRKIALKVL
- a CDS encoding DUF4251 domain-containing protein, whose translation is MKYIKTIPVLLLLLVLGVGSFAQTSVKPKESEKAKKIKELISNRNYQFQAQTVFPMSGRTRQIAGEGYDVTVSRDTVNSYLPYFGRAYAAPIDPSKGGIQFISKDFEYTESPGKKGGWDITIKPKDVRDVQQFFLSVSEDGYASLQVTSTNRQAISFNGIIAEKRSRKKK
- a CDS encoding DUF2341 domain-containing protein; translation: MKHLVLFLLSYCICYPALSQETSAWQYYKEIKLNTSPNGANVSGDVKDFPLAVTLTMQNFDFPQAKANGADIRFSDGTTFLPHSIEWWDPVNKKALVWVKVPVVKGNNATQVIYMHWGNEQAPDEDHSKEIFAGKDGFVGVWHLNEPGNTLPEGYKDATDNAADATGVNMKPWTATDGIIGKAQQFNYEDQQWIKIDSDKRKLFDLTRKLTFSIWAKARSYANKGDEAKRIGPGYETMFAKGDNSWRLQKFGPRYWHKPAAELIEICVEQQPKGDLCVVGKTDMVTGKWFHLTGVHDYPYVKLYVNGVLDKVEKFDVEWKSDDHPVGIGNQSQFPDKGRFWDGLLDEARVLKVAKDENWIKLDYESQREGSVLLRFGKTQKRH
- a CDS encoding outer membrane beta-barrel protein; amino-acid sequence: MKNKFSALIALLLICSLASHAQLKRFSLGPYVEAGFPVGDLSKTHNTGYGVGLGADIKLIKGFGVTGSVGYMRFGGQKDAQNNKYPAVSAVPVRLGIKYQLVSILYVKLESGASTYTGDDSGAAFILAPGIGIRVLGLDVAAKYETWIKSGNIGFFGLKAGFNF